The Halomonas sp. HAL1 genome segment GTAGCGGTGCCTGCATAGCGCGTAGCGCCATGTTGATACCGTGGTTCTGGTCTTCGTTGTCGCCAGTCAAGCCTTGTACTTTCGCCATAACGCGAACCAGTGCAGTACCGCCACCAGGTACCACGCCTTCTTCAACGGCTGCACGAGTAGAGTGCAGTGCGTCTTCAACGCGGGCTTTCTTCTCTTTCATTTCCACTTCGGTGGCAGCACCGACACGGATAACGGCAACACCGCCTGCCAGTTTGGCAACGCGCTCTTGCAGCTTCTCTTTGTCGTAGTCAGAAGAGGTGTCTTCGATTTGCGCGCGGATCTGGTTAACGCGTGCTTCGATATCGCCTTCTGCACCAGCGCCATCGATGATGGTGGTATTCTCTTTAGACATGGTCATGCGCTTAGCGGTACCCAGGTGATCCAGGTTCGCTTGCTCAAGCGTCAGGCCGACTTCTTCAGAGATGACCGTGCCGTTGGTCAGGATAGCGATATCCTGCAGCATGGACTTACGACGGTCGCCGAAACCAGGTGCTTTGGCAGCGGCTACTTTAACGATGCCGCGCATGTTGTTAACAACCAGCGTTGCCAGTGCTTCGCCTTCGATATCTTCAGCGATGATGGCTAGCGGCTTGCCTTGCTTAGCAACAGCTTCGAGAACCGGCAGCAGCTCACGGATGTTGGAGATCTTTTTATCCACTAACAGGATGTAAGGATCTTCAAGTTCAACCGTCATGGTGTCCTGGTTGGTAACGAAGTAAGGAGACAGGTAGCCGCGATCAAACTGCATACCTTCCACGACTTCCAGCTCGTCTTCAAAGCCACGGCCTTCATCAACGGTGATGACGCCTTCTTTGCCGACTTTTTCCATCGCTTCGGCGATAATTTCACCGATGCGCTTGTCACCGTTAGCAGAGATGGTGCCAACCTGTGCAATCGACTTGGTGTCGGTGCAAGGGACAGACATCGCCTTGATTTCTTTAACGGCAGCATTAACGGCTTGGTCGATGCCGCGCTTAAGATCCATCGGGTTCATGCCGGCAGTAACGCCTTTCAAACCCTCAGCGATAATGGCCTGGGCCAGAACGGTAGCGGTGGTAGTACCGTCACCAGCGGCGTCAGAAGTCTGTGAAGCGACTTCTTTAACCATCTGCGCGCCCATGTTTTCGAACTTGTCTTTCAGTTCGATCTCTTTGGCGACAGAAACACCGTCTTTAGTAACAGTCGGGGAACCGAAAGATTTTTCCAGTACCACGTTACGGCCTTTAGGACCGAGGGTTACTTTTACCGCGTTGGCAAGAACGTCAACACCGCGCGCCATACGCTTACGGGCATCATCTGAAAACTTAACTTGTTTAGCTGACATATCTGCTACTTCCTAAATTG includes the following:
- the groL gene encoding chaperonin GroEL (60 kDa chaperone family; promotes refolding of misfolded polypeptides especially under stressful conditions; forms two stacked rings of heptamers to form a barrel-shaped 14mer; ends can be capped by GroES; misfolded proteins enter the barrel where they are refolded when GroES binds) is translated as MSAKQVKFSDDARKRMARGVDVLANAVKVTLGPKGRNVVLEKSFGSPTVTKDGVSVAKEIELKDKFENMGAQMVKEVASQTSDAAGDGTTTATVLAQAIIAEGLKGVTAGMNPMDLKRGIDQAVNAAVKEIKAMSVPCTDTKSIAQVGTISANGDKRIGEIIAEAMEKVGKEGVITVDEGRGFEDELEVVEGMQFDRGYLSPYFVTNQDTMTVELEDPYILLVDKKISNIRELLPVLEAVAKQGKPLAIIAEDIEGEALATLVVNNMRGIVKVAAAKAPGFGDRRKSMLQDIAILTNGTVISEEVGLTLEQANLDHLGTAKRMTMSKENTTIIDGAGAEGDIEARVNQIRAQIEDTSSDYDKEKLQERVAKLAGGVAVIRVGAATEVEMKEKKARVEDALHSTRAAVEEGVVPGGGTALVRVMAKVQGLTGDNEDQNHGINMALRAMQAPLRQIVANAGEEPAVVINRVKDETGNFGYNAQTGEYGDLFEMGVLDPAKVTRTALQSAGSVAGLMITTECMIAEDPEEKDSAPDMGGMGGMGGMGGMM